Proteins encoded in a region of the Tripterygium wilfordii isolate XIE 37 chromosome 21, ASM1340144v1, whole genome shotgun sequence genome:
- the LOC119988101 gene encoding uncharacterized protein LOC119988101 isoform X1: protein MAGNVRFNSNSVSPDDLAYAANYPDGQRVNYPNAGLDRSGSFRESAENRMFSYGASTSRACASSSGDLPRLTQCLTLDPISLGDQKYTRLCEVRRVLGISLGSSSEENSFGAAHTKFLPPVATEELKRFKASVLDASLKARGRAKRLNESLQKLNKHCEALNSKKQQRNDSFTSEKSGGLNILKTGMQSHRNPSDLGSQRLEDRTKTLVLQKRVRSSVAELRADGRSQTIARQPLVVGKDREMLRDGGEGSDVVEEKIRRLPTGGEGWDKKMRRKRSVGTVSTRPTDGNVESKRIMHHKLNGEPGLQSSDAQGFRSGSFNGAAVVGKIDDTFLPASSSMRTTPKNDGERVLSSKDLTGGLNKERLVAKENNKSSVLEDNHMVHPAQVTKGKASWAPRTGPVIAACSSPNFPRVSGALDGWELPSSVNKVNPVGGANNRKRPIPTGSASPPMAQWVGQRPQKISRTRRVNLVSPVTTEDELKLPSQGCPPCDNGSRVHTVGTNGSLLARAAVIGTQQIRVKHENISSPARLSESEESGAGENRENRVKERGTVSGEVEEKALDQNAGMSLLLPKKNKILVKEEIGDGVRRQGRSSRGSSFTRASISPMTEKLEGPKPLKNTRTGSDKNESSSKSGRPPLKKLSDRKAFTRLGHVPNGTSPDFTEELDDDREEILAAANFACNASYLACSGSFWKKMEPVFARFSSEDTSSLKQQLESMEELHKGISPMFDHTNDTLGDLVKAEHFLLHLASEETERNVQDQILLERGQKFPPLFQRVLSALIVEDEFENFEEKNGGRNSYFQFGGDDALGGTCLPIDVEPRKGNDIDFEYEPMLDVKSQMHCSVDRYSCNGSSLNIRSTSMHNQLCSDGLFQEVNGFMDSKIGILPEFSEVCGKEQPSLHASSVISAHDCPYEQMCLEDKLLLELQSIGLFPETVPDLADGEDEAINQDIIELQKELHKQVGKKNTNLNIVWRSLEEGMKAEIRDLEQVAMDRLIELSYKKLLATRGSFASKYGVPKVSRQVALVFMKRTLARYHRFEDTHKSCFSEPALQDIIFAAPPRANDAESTSCFGLVVSANKKPEDYQLQHGNSGSSDASGAPVYSCDQDFAKTGPILNRGKKKELFLDDVGGSASFRASPLGNTLLGGAKGKRGERERDKDKLVKNSVTKASRTSMNNVKVERKTKSKPKQKTAQLSTAGNGIIGQFAEATHPAYSLPGDSYEKLYNDNKKREVRMMSHGNNAQDSSKDVRGHVDITNTNELDPIEELGVADEFGGHQDLSNWFNFEEDGLQDHDSMGLDIPMDDLSELNMLL, encoded by the exons ATGGCTGGAAATGTGAGATTCAATTCAAATTCAGTTAGTCCAGATGATTTGGCTTATGCAGCAAACTATCCAGATGGGCAGAGAGTTAATTATCCCAATGCCGGTTTGGATAGATCTGGAAGCTTCCGGGAGAGCGCTGAAAACAGGATGTTTAGTTATGGGGCTAGTACGTCGCGCGCCTGTGCTTCATCATCTGGGGATTTGCCTCGATTAACTCAGTGTTTGACACTGGATCCTATTTCATTGGGGGATCAAAAATATACTCGGTTGTGTGAAGTGAGGAGGGTTTTGGGGATTTCTCTTGGGAGTTCCTCAGAGGAAAATTCTTTTGGAGCTGCTCATACGAAGTTTCTCCCTCCAGTGGCTACTGAGGAGCTCAAGCGTTTTAAAGCGAGTGTGTTGGATGCCTCGTTAAAAGCCAG GGGTAGAGCAAAAAGATTGAACGAATCCTTGCAGAAATTGAACAAGCATTGCGAAGCTTTAAATTCTAAGAAGCAACAGAGGAATGATTCATTCACGAGCGAAAAATCAGGTGGGTTGAACATATTAAAGACGGGAATGCAGAGTCATCGAAATCCTTCAGACCTTGGGAGTCAGAGATTAGAGGACAGAACTAAGACTCTTGTTTTGCAAAAGCGAGTTCGCTCGTCGGTAGCCGAACTAAGG GCTGATGGTCGTAGCCAAACCATTGCAAGACAGCCCCTTGTTGTGGGAAAAGATAGAGAGATGCTTCGGGACGGTGGCGAAGGTTCTGATGTGGTCGAAGAAAAGATACGTAGACTGCCTACAGGGGGAGAAGGATGggacaaaaaaatgagaaggaAACGATCTGTAGGCACTGTTTCTACCAGGCCTACTGATGGCAATGTAGAGTCTAAACGAATTATGCATCATAAGCTTAACGGTGAACCTGGTCTGCAGTCTTCTGATGCCCAAGGCTTCAG ATCAGGATCTTTTAACGGTGCTGCTGTTGTTGGCAAGATAGATGACACTTTCTTGCCAGCTAGTTCAAGTATGCGTACGACTCCCAAGAACGATGGTGAAAGGGTTTTGTCTTCAAAGGATTTGACTGGTGGATTAAATAAAGAGCGACTTGtggcaaaagaaaataataa ATCAAGTGTTCTTGAGGACAATCATATGGTTCATCCGGCTCAAGTGACAAAAGGAAAGGCTTCGTGGGCACCTCGAACTGGTCCTGTAATTGCCGCTTGCTCATCTCCGAATTTTCCTCGTGTATCTGGAGCTCTTGATGGCTGGGAACTACCTTCAAGTGTAAATAAAGTCAATCCTGTCGGTGGAGCCAACAATCGCAAGCGTCCCATACCCACAGGATCAGCCTCTCCTCCTATGGCTCAATGGGTTGGTCAGAGGCCTCAGAAAATCTCTCGCACTAGAAGAGTAAATCTGGTGTCTCCTGTCACTACCGAGGATGAATTGAAACTGCCATCACAAGGTTGTCCCCCTTGTGACAATGGTAGTAGAGTACATACTGTTGGGACCAACGGATCGCTTCTTGCTAGGGCTGCAGTTATTGGTACTCAGCAAATTAGGGTGAAGCATGAGAATATTTCATCTCCAGCCAGATTATCTGAAAGTGAAGAGTCTGGTGCTGGTGAAAACCGTGAGAATAGAGTGAAAGAGAGAGGAACCGTTAGTGGTGAAGTAGAGGAAAAGGCGTTGGATCAGAATGCTGGTATGTCTTTGTTGCTcccaaaaaagaacaaaatacttGTTAAGGAAGAGATTGGTGATGGTGTGCGGAGACAAGGTAGGAGTAGTAGGGGCTCATCTTTTACTAGAGCTAGCATTTCACCTATGACAGAGAAGTTGGAAGGTCCTAAGCCGCTCAAGAATACAAGGACGGGTTCTGATAAGAATGAAAG TTCCAGTAAGTCAGGGCGTCCTCCTCTGAAGAAATTGTCAGATCGCAAGGCATTTACTCGTCTTGGGCATGTACCAAACGGCACTTCCCCAGATTTCACTG AAGAGTTAGATGATGACCGTGAAGAAATATTAGCAGCGGCAAATTTCGCTTGTAATGCTAGCT ATCTAGCTTGTTCTGGTTCATTCTGGAAGAAAATGGAACCTGTTTTTGCTCGTTTCTCCTCAGAAGACACATCTTCTCTCAAGCAGCAG TTGGAATCTATGGAGGAGCTTCATAAAGGGATATCTCCGATGTTTGACCATACCAATGATACTTTG GGTGATCTTGTAAAGGCAGAACATTTTCTATTACACCTTGCATCtgaagaaacagagagaaatgTGCAGGATCAAATTCTCTTGGAAAGAGGACAGAAATTTCCCCCGCTCTTTCAAAGAGTGTTGTCTGCTCTAATTGTGGAAGATGAATTTGAAAACTTTGAAGAAAAGAATGGAGGAAGAAATAGTTATTTTCAATTCGGTGGAGATGATGCTCTTGGTGGTACTTGCCTGCCAATAGATGTTGAGCCTAGAAAGGGGAACGACATTGACTTTGAATATGAGCCAATGTTGGATGTTAAATCTCAGATGCATTGCTCTGTTGACCGATATTCCTGTAATGGGAGTTCTCTGAATATTAGGTCCACAAGCATGCATAATCAATTATGTAGTGATGGTTTATTCCAAGAGGTTAATGGATTTATGGACTCAAAAATTGGCATCTTACCTGAGTTTTCTGAAGTTTGTGGCAAGGAACAGCCATCTTTACATGCAAGTTCAGTCATTTCTGCCCACGATTGCCCCTATGAACAAATGTGTCTAGAGGACAAACTTCTTCTGGAGCTGCAGAGCATAGGCCTTTTTCCAGAGACTGTG CCTGATCTAGCCGATGGTGAGGATGAAGCAATTAATCAAGACATAATTGAATTACAGAAGGAGCTTCACAAACAG GTTGGTAAAAAGAACACTAACTTGAACATCGTATGGAGATCACTTGAGGAAGGCATGAAAGCGGAAATACG GGACCTTGAGCAGGTTGCTATGGATAGACTTATTGAGTTGTCTTACAAAAAGCTACTG GCTACTCGAGGAAGTTTTGCTTCAAAATATGGGGTCCCTAAAGTTTCCAGACAAGTTGCATTGGTTTTTATGAAGAGAACTCTTGCAAGGTATCACAGGTTTGAAGACACACACAAAAGTTGCTTTAGTGAGCCAGCGCTTCAAGATATCATTTTTGCTGCACCTCCTCGTGCTAATGATGCAGAGTCCACGAGTTGTTTTGGCTTGGTCGTTTCAGCAAATAAGAAGCCTGAAGACTATCAACTACAACATGGCAATTCAG GTTCATCCGATGCATCTGGTGCTCCGGTTTACTCTTGTGACCAGGACTTTGCCAAAACAGGGCCAATCTTGAACAGGGGGAAGAAAAAGGAATTGTTTCTTGATGATGTTGGTGGTAGTGCCTCCTTCAGAGCTTCACCTCTTGGCAATACTCTTTTGGGTGGAGCCAAGGGAAAGAGAGGTGAGAGGGAAAGGGACAAGGATAAACTAGTCAAAAATTCTGTCACCAAAGCTAGTCGTACATCCATGAATAATGTAAAGGTTGAGCGTAAAACAAAATCCAAGCCCAAACAGAAGACAGCCCAGCTATCCACTGCTGGAAATGGAATCATTGGCCAGTTTGCAGAAGCAACTCATCCTGCATATTCTTTACCTGGTGACTCTTATGAAAAACTTTACAATGATAATAAGAAAAGAGAAGTAAGGATGATGTCCCATGGTAACAATGCTCAGGATTCATCTAAAGATGTGAGGGGACATGTTGACATTACAAACACGAATGAATTAGACCCTATAGAAGAGTTGGGTGTGGCGGATGAATTCGGTGGGCATCAGGATCTGAGTAATTGGTTTAACTTCGAAGAAGATGGTTTACAAGACCATGATTCAATGGGACTTGATATACCTATGGATGACCTCTCAGAGTTGAACATGCTTCTATGA
- the LOC119988101 gene encoding uncharacterized protein LOC119988101 isoform X2, whose translation MAGNVRFNSNSVSPDDLAYAANYPDGQRVNYPNAGLDRSGSFRESAENRMFSYGASTSRACASSSGDLPRLTQCLTLDPISLGDQKYTRLCEVRRVLGISLGSSSEENSFGAAHTKFLPPVATEELKRFKASVLDASLKARGRAKRLNESLQKLNKHCEALNSKKQQRNDSFTSEKSGGLNILKTGMQSHRNPSDLGSQRLEDRTKTLVLQKRVRSSVAELRADGRSQTIARQPLVVGKDREMLRDGGEGSDVVEEKIRRLPTGGEGWDKKMRRKRSVGTVSTRPTDGNVESKRIMHHKLNGEPGLQSSDAQGFRSGSFNGAAVVGKIDDTFLPASSSMRTTPKNDGERVLSSKDLTGGLNKERLVAKENNKSSVLEDNHMVHPAQVTKGKASWAPRTGPVIAACSSPNFPRVSGALDGWELPSSVNKVNPVGGANNRKRPIPTGSASPPMAQWVGQRPQKISRTRRVNLVSPVTTEDELKLPSQGCPPCDNGSRVHTVGTNGSLLARAAVIGTQQIRVKHENISSPARLSESEESGAGENRENRVKERGTVSGEVEEKALDQNAGMSLLLPKKNKILVKEEIGDGVRRQGRSSRGSSFTRASISPMTEKLEGPKPLKNTRTGSDKNESSSKSGRPPLKKLSDRKAFTRLGHVPNGTSPDFTELDDDREEILAAANFACNASYLACSGSFWKKMEPVFARFSSEDTSSLKQQLESMEELHKGISPMFDHTNDTLGDLVKAEHFLLHLASEETERNVQDQILLERGQKFPPLFQRVLSALIVEDEFENFEEKNGGRNSYFQFGGDDALGGTCLPIDVEPRKGNDIDFEYEPMLDVKSQMHCSVDRYSCNGSSLNIRSTSMHNQLCSDGLFQEVNGFMDSKIGILPEFSEVCGKEQPSLHASSVISAHDCPYEQMCLEDKLLLELQSIGLFPETVPDLADGEDEAINQDIIELQKELHKQVGKKNTNLNIVWRSLEEGMKAEIRDLEQVAMDRLIELSYKKLLATRGSFASKYGVPKVSRQVALVFMKRTLARYHRFEDTHKSCFSEPALQDIIFAAPPRANDAESTSCFGLVVSANKKPEDYQLQHGNSGSSDASGAPVYSCDQDFAKTGPILNRGKKKELFLDDVGGSASFRASPLGNTLLGGAKGKRGERERDKDKLVKNSVTKASRTSMNNVKVERKTKSKPKQKTAQLSTAGNGIIGQFAEATHPAYSLPGDSYEKLYNDNKKREVRMMSHGNNAQDSSKDVRGHVDITNTNELDPIEELGVADEFGGHQDLSNWFNFEEDGLQDHDSMGLDIPMDDLSELNMLL comes from the exons ATGGCTGGAAATGTGAGATTCAATTCAAATTCAGTTAGTCCAGATGATTTGGCTTATGCAGCAAACTATCCAGATGGGCAGAGAGTTAATTATCCCAATGCCGGTTTGGATAGATCTGGAAGCTTCCGGGAGAGCGCTGAAAACAGGATGTTTAGTTATGGGGCTAGTACGTCGCGCGCCTGTGCTTCATCATCTGGGGATTTGCCTCGATTAACTCAGTGTTTGACACTGGATCCTATTTCATTGGGGGATCAAAAATATACTCGGTTGTGTGAAGTGAGGAGGGTTTTGGGGATTTCTCTTGGGAGTTCCTCAGAGGAAAATTCTTTTGGAGCTGCTCATACGAAGTTTCTCCCTCCAGTGGCTACTGAGGAGCTCAAGCGTTTTAAAGCGAGTGTGTTGGATGCCTCGTTAAAAGCCAG GGGTAGAGCAAAAAGATTGAACGAATCCTTGCAGAAATTGAACAAGCATTGCGAAGCTTTAAATTCTAAGAAGCAACAGAGGAATGATTCATTCACGAGCGAAAAATCAGGTGGGTTGAACATATTAAAGACGGGAATGCAGAGTCATCGAAATCCTTCAGACCTTGGGAGTCAGAGATTAGAGGACAGAACTAAGACTCTTGTTTTGCAAAAGCGAGTTCGCTCGTCGGTAGCCGAACTAAGG GCTGATGGTCGTAGCCAAACCATTGCAAGACAGCCCCTTGTTGTGGGAAAAGATAGAGAGATGCTTCGGGACGGTGGCGAAGGTTCTGATGTGGTCGAAGAAAAGATACGTAGACTGCCTACAGGGGGAGAAGGATGggacaaaaaaatgagaaggaAACGATCTGTAGGCACTGTTTCTACCAGGCCTACTGATGGCAATGTAGAGTCTAAACGAATTATGCATCATAAGCTTAACGGTGAACCTGGTCTGCAGTCTTCTGATGCCCAAGGCTTCAG ATCAGGATCTTTTAACGGTGCTGCTGTTGTTGGCAAGATAGATGACACTTTCTTGCCAGCTAGTTCAAGTATGCGTACGACTCCCAAGAACGATGGTGAAAGGGTTTTGTCTTCAAAGGATTTGACTGGTGGATTAAATAAAGAGCGACTTGtggcaaaagaaaataataa ATCAAGTGTTCTTGAGGACAATCATATGGTTCATCCGGCTCAAGTGACAAAAGGAAAGGCTTCGTGGGCACCTCGAACTGGTCCTGTAATTGCCGCTTGCTCATCTCCGAATTTTCCTCGTGTATCTGGAGCTCTTGATGGCTGGGAACTACCTTCAAGTGTAAATAAAGTCAATCCTGTCGGTGGAGCCAACAATCGCAAGCGTCCCATACCCACAGGATCAGCCTCTCCTCCTATGGCTCAATGGGTTGGTCAGAGGCCTCAGAAAATCTCTCGCACTAGAAGAGTAAATCTGGTGTCTCCTGTCACTACCGAGGATGAATTGAAACTGCCATCACAAGGTTGTCCCCCTTGTGACAATGGTAGTAGAGTACATACTGTTGGGACCAACGGATCGCTTCTTGCTAGGGCTGCAGTTATTGGTACTCAGCAAATTAGGGTGAAGCATGAGAATATTTCATCTCCAGCCAGATTATCTGAAAGTGAAGAGTCTGGTGCTGGTGAAAACCGTGAGAATAGAGTGAAAGAGAGAGGAACCGTTAGTGGTGAAGTAGAGGAAAAGGCGTTGGATCAGAATGCTGGTATGTCTTTGTTGCTcccaaaaaagaacaaaatacttGTTAAGGAAGAGATTGGTGATGGTGTGCGGAGACAAGGTAGGAGTAGTAGGGGCTCATCTTTTACTAGAGCTAGCATTTCACCTATGACAGAGAAGTTGGAAGGTCCTAAGCCGCTCAAGAATACAAGGACGGGTTCTGATAAGAATGAAAG TTCCAGTAAGTCAGGGCGTCCTCCTCTGAAGAAATTGTCAGATCGCAAGGCATTTACTCGTCTTGGGCATGTACCAAACGGCACTTCCCCAGATTTCACTG AGTTAGATGATGACCGTGAAGAAATATTAGCAGCGGCAAATTTCGCTTGTAATGCTAGCT ATCTAGCTTGTTCTGGTTCATTCTGGAAGAAAATGGAACCTGTTTTTGCTCGTTTCTCCTCAGAAGACACATCTTCTCTCAAGCAGCAG TTGGAATCTATGGAGGAGCTTCATAAAGGGATATCTCCGATGTTTGACCATACCAATGATACTTTG GGTGATCTTGTAAAGGCAGAACATTTTCTATTACACCTTGCATCtgaagaaacagagagaaatgTGCAGGATCAAATTCTCTTGGAAAGAGGACAGAAATTTCCCCCGCTCTTTCAAAGAGTGTTGTCTGCTCTAATTGTGGAAGATGAATTTGAAAACTTTGAAGAAAAGAATGGAGGAAGAAATAGTTATTTTCAATTCGGTGGAGATGATGCTCTTGGTGGTACTTGCCTGCCAATAGATGTTGAGCCTAGAAAGGGGAACGACATTGACTTTGAATATGAGCCAATGTTGGATGTTAAATCTCAGATGCATTGCTCTGTTGACCGATATTCCTGTAATGGGAGTTCTCTGAATATTAGGTCCACAAGCATGCATAATCAATTATGTAGTGATGGTTTATTCCAAGAGGTTAATGGATTTATGGACTCAAAAATTGGCATCTTACCTGAGTTTTCTGAAGTTTGTGGCAAGGAACAGCCATCTTTACATGCAAGTTCAGTCATTTCTGCCCACGATTGCCCCTATGAACAAATGTGTCTAGAGGACAAACTTCTTCTGGAGCTGCAGAGCATAGGCCTTTTTCCAGAGACTGTG CCTGATCTAGCCGATGGTGAGGATGAAGCAATTAATCAAGACATAATTGAATTACAGAAGGAGCTTCACAAACAG GTTGGTAAAAAGAACACTAACTTGAACATCGTATGGAGATCACTTGAGGAAGGCATGAAAGCGGAAATACG GGACCTTGAGCAGGTTGCTATGGATAGACTTATTGAGTTGTCTTACAAAAAGCTACTG GCTACTCGAGGAAGTTTTGCTTCAAAATATGGGGTCCCTAAAGTTTCCAGACAAGTTGCATTGGTTTTTATGAAGAGAACTCTTGCAAGGTATCACAGGTTTGAAGACACACACAAAAGTTGCTTTAGTGAGCCAGCGCTTCAAGATATCATTTTTGCTGCACCTCCTCGTGCTAATGATGCAGAGTCCACGAGTTGTTTTGGCTTGGTCGTTTCAGCAAATAAGAAGCCTGAAGACTATCAACTACAACATGGCAATTCAG GTTCATCCGATGCATCTGGTGCTCCGGTTTACTCTTGTGACCAGGACTTTGCCAAAACAGGGCCAATCTTGAACAGGGGGAAGAAAAAGGAATTGTTTCTTGATGATGTTGGTGGTAGTGCCTCCTTCAGAGCTTCACCTCTTGGCAATACTCTTTTGGGTGGAGCCAAGGGAAAGAGAGGTGAGAGGGAAAGGGACAAGGATAAACTAGTCAAAAATTCTGTCACCAAAGCTAGTCGTACATCCATGAATAATGTAAAGGTTGAGCGTAAAACAAAATCCAAGCCCAAACAGAAGACAGCCCAGCTATCCACTGCTGGAAATGGAATCATTGGCCAGTTTGCAGAAGCAACTCATCCTGCATATTCTTTACCTGGTGACTCTTATGAAAAACTTTACAATGATAATAAGAAAAGAGAAGTAAGGATGATGTCCCATGGTAACAATGCTCAGGATTCATCTAAAGATGTGAGGGGACATGTTGACATTACAAACACGAATGAATTAGACCCTATAGAAGAGTTGGGTGTGGCGGATGAATTCGGTGGGCATCAGGATCTGAGTAATTGGTTTAACTTCGAAGAAGATGGTTTACAAGACCATGATTCAATGGGACTTGATATACCTATGGATGACCTCTCAGAGTTGAACATGCTTCTATGA